From Spirochaetota bacterium, the proteins below share one genomic window:
- a CDS encoding PKD domain-containing protein: protein MHGSVIAGTINIRGTNYENWSSITANMLYTNDGFYGATAATSPWDFALNSGLFTNGVLKLALVTSNGVGMTFTNTWSNYVSNAGPTISFTNPAAAMTWITNATYSVQGWASNAVGQITGVWFSTNAMTLFNLASGNTNWTTNVDVSAFPITNVFYAVASNEYGYVTTNFQTNLVDVTLPFAQLTNITSGGYVSGIFTFRGTNYDAQSGIFGTRVIITNTAGAVANIDGMQNYPELTNNWNSAGVADGRYFAYISTTNGAGMLSNGASTMFVVNNLAPDIRQTNITQLGTNTGTLTFIGYATNAFSGIDPAAVYMMTNLGTYAFITNGTNFATNFNTTLVTEGTNLFIFAAVSSNFRTNTWYQTNIIDNSAPTSVVTNYVHGSVIAGTINIRGTNYENWSSITANVLYTNDGFYGATAATAPWDFSFNSGLFTNGVLKLALVTSNGVNLTYTNTWSNYVSNAGPTISFTNPAPMVWITNATYAVQGWASNAVGQVTGVWFSTNVTTLYNLASGNTNWTTNVDVSAFPITNVFYAVASNEYGYVTTNFQTNLVDVTLPYAQLTNITSGGYVSGVFAFRGTNFDAQSGIFGTRIVITNTAGAVANIDGMQNYPEFTNNWNSVAVADGRYFAYVSTTNGAGMLSNGASTMFVVNNLLPQIIQTNIGQLGTNAGILSFAGYATNAYSGIDPAAVYMMTNGGTYSLITNGTNFATNFASTLVSEGTNLFIFAAVSSNFRTNTWYQTNIIDNSAPISVVTNYVHGSVIAGGINIRGTNYENWSAVTANVLYTNDGFYGATVATAPWDFSLNSGLFTNGVLKLALVTSNGVNLTFTNTWSNYVSNAGPTLAITNPAVAMTWITNATYAVQGWASNAVGQVAGVWFSTNATTLFNLASGNTNWTTNVDVSAFPITNVFYAVASNEYGYVTTNLQTNLVDVTLPYATLTNITSGGYVSGVFTFRGTNHDAQSSISATRIFITNAAGITANITGLQNNGEFTNLWDTTAFVDGRYFAYVSTTNGAGLLSNGASTMFVVNNIAPDIRQTNVTQLGTNTGTLTFIGYATNAFSGIDPATVYMMTNGGAYSFITNGTNFATNFATTLVSEGTNIFIFAAVSSNYRTNTWYQTNIIDNSAPISVVTNYVHGSVIASTVVLRGTNYENWSSITANVLYTNNGFYAWTNASAPWDFMLNSSLFTNGVLKLTLVTSNGVNLTSTNTWSNYVSNGSTPFVYITNTVPLVWITNSPYTLQGLATNVSGEMTGVYFSTNAASGYGFVGGTTTNWTTNIIVAGFPITNVFYAVASNEYGYVTTNFQTNFVDVTLPFVQLTNFTSGSYVSGIFTFRGTNYDAQSGIFGTRIVITNTAGAVANIDGMQNYPEFTNNWNSGAVADGRYFAYVSTTNGAGMLSNGASTMFVVNNIGPDVRQTNITQLGTNTGTLTFIGYATNAFSGIDPAAVYMMTNGGAYSLITNGTNFATNFASTLVSEGTNIFIFAGVSSNARTNTWYQTNIIDNSAPISVVTNYVHGSVIAGTINIRGTNYENWSSITANVLYTNDAFFGWTAATAPWSFALNSALFTNGVLKLTVVTSNGVGLTYTNTWSNYASNGALTAAFTSDKTNVYTYTPITFTDLSTSALSITNWLWDLGDGYTTNYTSFIPSFAHTYTQMTTCWVVLTVWDTLGSNTVSNQYVISNQLPTASFVRTAASASPFVTNYFTNTSTDADGWITNFRWEFGDGVISNGASFSNMTHRYTNGGTFSVVFTVWDNNGGVASNTSSVTIGEYAAYFVIYGSNTMIAGDTNEITMMACAPDDSRAAFYNGYKSMTFGGAMNAPDGTTPKAEGISFGSTVFVYFTNGYATNLDFTMALYRAGSWTITASDGVASTAPAGTNVFTVTVTPGDMHKNTSVISASPRPGSVNTNVQITIEGYDAFRNKTTVAAVPAVTVTVSGSNSAAPLVVYAGGGNYTADYTPTAAGEDIIEAYLGVDKILSDADGTSDGVYHLPISVFETARISDLARKARGVTHGGNISVFSSRNPAARGEIIDIYYEVVTNSVVSIGIYDMSGKLVSSVIENRKADVPGVSIVYNVTAPATRGLYLVAYTSVVNGVTKRIYWKLLVK from the coding sequence GTGCACGGCAGCGTAATCGCGGGCACGATAAACATACGCGGTACCAACTATGAGAACTGGTCATCGATAACGGCGAATATGCTGTATACGAACGACGGATTCTATGGTGCTACTGCGGCGACATCGCCGTGGGATTTCGCGCTCAACAGCGGCTTGTTCACGAACGGCGTGCTGAAACTGGCACTTGTGACATCGAATGGTGTCGGTATGACTTTCACGAATACGTGGTCGAACTATGTGTCGAATGCCGGGCCTACGATATCGTTCACGAACCCTGCAGCCGCGATGACATGGATAACCAACGCCACGTATTCAGTGCAGGGCTGGGCAAGCAATGCCGTCGGTCAGATTACCGGCGTCTGGTTCTCGACGAATGCGATGACGCTCTTCAATCTAGCAAGCGGCAACACGAATTGGACAACGAATGTCGATGTGAGCGCGTTCCCGATAACGAATGTGTTCTACGCAGTGGCGAGCAATGAGTATGGCTATGTGACGACGAATTTCCAGACCAACCTGGTTGATGTGACCTTGCCGTTCGCGCAGCTGACGAACATAACATCAGGCGGCTATGTGTCCGGCATATTCACATTCCGCGGCACGAATTATGATGCTCAGAGCGGCATATTCGGTACGAGGGTCATCATTACGAACACAGCCGGTGCGGTTGCGAATATCGACGGTATGCAGAATTATCCGGAGTTAACGAACAATTGGAATTCGGCAGGTGTCGCTGACGGCAGATATTTTGCATACATATCAACGACGAACGGGGCAGGGATGCTCTCCAACGGCGCATCGACTATGTTCGTGGTGAACAATCTCGCTCCGGATATCAGGCAGACAAATATCACTCAGCTTGGAACGAATACCGGCACGCTTACTTTCATCGGCTATGCGACGAACGCTTTCAGCGGCATCGATCCTGCCGCGGTGTACATGATGACGAACCTCGGCACTTACGCCTTTATCACCAACGGCACGAACTTCGCGACGAATTTCAATACTACGCTGGTCACGGAAGGCACGAATCTGTTCATCTTCGCCGCGGTATCGTCGAATTTCAGGACGAATACATGGTATCAGACGAATATAATAGATAACAGTGCGCCGACTTCGGTGGTGACGAATTACGTGCACGGCAGCGTTATCGCGGGCACGATAAACATACGCGGTACGAATTATGAGAACTGGTCGTCGATAACGGCGAATGTGCTGTATACGAACGATGGATTCTATGGCGCAACAGCGGCAACTGCGCCGTGGGATTTTTCGTTCAACAGCGGCTTGTTCACGAACGGGGTCTTGAAGCTTGCACTCGTCACATCGAACGGCGTCAATCTCACGTATACGAATACATGGTCGAACTATGTATCGAATGCCGGGCCTACGATATCGTTCACGAATCCTGCGCCGATGGTGTGGATAACGAATGCGACGTATGCGGTGCAGGGCTGGGCGAGCAATGCCGTCGGTCAAGTTACTGGAGTATGGTTCTCGACGAATGTGACGACATTGTATAACCTTGCTTCCGGCAATACGAATTGGACAACGAATGTCGATGTCTCAGCATTCCCGATCACGAATGTATTCTACGCCGTGGCAAGCAATGAATACGGGTATGTGACGACGAATTTCCAGACGAATCTGGTTGATGTGACACTGCCGTATGCGCAATTGACGAATATCACATCCGGCGGTTATGTGTCGGGCGTGTTCGCCTTCCGCGGCACCAACTTCGATGCTCAAAGCGGCATATTCGGCACGCGCATCGTGATAACTAACACGGCTGGTGCGGTTGCTAACATCGACGGCATGCAGAATTATCCGGAGTTCACGAATAATTGGAACAGCGTTGCGGTCGCCGACGGCAGATATTTTGCGTATGTATCAACGACGAACGGGGCAGGGATGCTCTCCAACGGCGCATCGACTATGTTCGTGGTGAATAATTTGCTGCCGCAAATTATTCAGACAAATATCGGACAGCTCGGGACCAATGCCGGTATCCTTTCATTCGCGGGCTATGCAACAAATGCATACAGCGGCATCGATCCTGCTGCGGTATATATGATGACCAATGGCGGCACGTACTCGCTCATCACCAACGGCACGAACTTCGCGACTAACTTCGCCTCGACGCTGGTGTCAGAAGGCACTAACTTGTTCATATTCGCCGCGGTATCGTCGAATTTCAGGACGAATACATGGTATCAGACGAATATAATAGATAACAGTGCGCCGATATCGGTGGTCACCAACTATGTCCACGGCAGCGTGATAGCGGGTGGCATCAACATTCGCGGCACGAACTATGAGAACTGGTCGGCTGTCACGGCGAATGTGCTGTATACGAATGATGGATTCTATGGGGCTACTGTGGCAACTGCCCCGTGGGATTTCTCACTCAACAGCGGCTTGTTCACGAACGGCGTGCTGAAGCTGGCGCTTGTTACATCGAACGGTGTCAATCTCACATTCACGAACACATGGTCGAACTACGTATCGAACGCTGGGCCTACACTTGCGATCACAAACCCGGCAGTCGCGATGACATGGATAACCAACGCCACGTATGCAGTACAGGGCTGGGCGAGCAATGCCGTCGGTCAGGTTGCCGGAGTCTGGTTCTCGACGAATGCGACGACGCTCTTCAATCTAGCAAGCGGCAACACAAATTGGACAACGAATGTCGATGTGAGCGCGTTCCCGATAACGAATGTGTTCTACGCAGTGGCGAGCAATGAGTATGGGTATGTGACAACGAATCTCCAGACGAACCTGGTTGATGTGACCTTGCCGTATGCGACTCTGACGAATATCACATCCGGCGGTTATGTGTCAGGCGTCTTTACATTCCGTGGAACGAATCATGACGCACAGTCGTCGATCTCAGCGACAAGGATTTTCATTACAAACGCCGCGGGGATAACGGCTAATATTACAGGATTACAGAATAACGGAGAATTTACGAATTTGTGGGATACGACGGCGTTTGTAGACGGCAGATACTTTGCATACGTGTCGACGACGAACGGTGCGGGACTGCTCTCTAACGGCGCATCGACTATGTTCGTGGTGAACAATATCGCGCCGGACATCAGGCAGACGAATGTCACGCAGCTTGGAACGAACACCGGAACGCTCACATTCATCGGTTATGCGACGAACGCTTTCAGCGGCATCGATCCTGCTACGGTATATATGATGACGAACGGCGGTGCGTACTCGTTCATAACGAATGGTACGAACTTTGCGACGAATTTCGCAACGACGCTGGTGTCTGAAGGTACGAACATATTCATTTTCGCTGCGGTATCGTCGAATTACAGGACGAATACATGGTATCAGACGAATATCATCGATAACAGCGCACCGATATCGGTTGTCACCAACTATGTCCACGGTAGCGTGATCGCGAGCACAGTGGTGTTACGCGGTACAAACTACGAGAACTGGTCGTCCATCACGGCGAATGTGCTGTATACGAACAACGGGTTCTATGCGTGGACGAATGCTTCCGCGCCGTGGGATTTCATGCTCAACAGCAGCTTGTTCACGAACGGTGTCTTGAAACTAACACTTGTTACATCGAACGGTGTCAATCTCACATCTACGAATACTTGGTCAAATTACGTATCGAATGGCTCGACGCCGTTCGTTTATATCACAAATACAGTGCCGCTTGTATGGATAACAAATTCGCCGTACACATTACAGGGATTGGCGACGAATGTTTCTGGAGAGATGACCGGTGTTTATTTCAGTACGAATGCAGCAAGCGGTTATGGCTTTGTCGGCGGGACAACGACGAACTGGACGACGAATATAATTGTCGCCGGTTTCCCGATCACGAATGTATTCTACGCAGTGGCAAGTAATGAGTATGGATATGTGACGACGAACTTCCAGACAAACTTCGTCGATGTGACCCTGCCGTTCGTACAGCTGACTAACTTTACTTCAGGCAGCTATGTGTCGGGCATATTCACATTCCGCGGCACGAACTATGATGCACAGAGCGGCATATTCGGTACGCGCATCGTGATAACGAACACAGCAGGTGCGGTTGCGAACATCGACGGCATGCAGAATTATCCTGAGTTCACGAACAATTGGAACAGCGGTGCAGTCGCCGACGGCAGATACTTTGCATATGTGTCGACGACGAACGGGGCGGGGATGCTCTCCAACGGTGCATCGACGATGTTCGTGGTTAACAATATCGGGCCGGATGTGCGGCAGACGAATATCACACAGCTCGGCACGAATACCGGTACGCTCACATTCATCGGCTATGCGACGAACGCTTTCAGCGGCATAGATCCTGCCGCGGTTTATATGATGACGAACGGCGGTGCGTACTCGCTCATCACGAATGGTACGAATTTCGCGACGAACTTCGCATCGACACTGGTGTCTGAAGGTACTAACATTTTCATCTTCGCCGGGGTATCGTCGAACGCGAGGACGAATACATGGTATCAGACGAATATAATAGATAACAGTGCGCCGATATCGGTGGTGACGAATTACGTGCACGGCAGCGTTATTGCAGGGACGATTAACATCCGCGGTACCAACTATGAGAACTGGTCATCGATAACGGCGAATGTACTGTACACGAACGATGCATTCTTCGGCTGGACGGCAGCGACGGCGCCGTGGAGTTTCGCCCTCAATAGCGCGCTCTTTACGAACGGCGTGTTGAAGCTCACCGTGGTGACATCCAACGGCGTTGGGCTGACGTATACGAATACCTGGTCGAATTATGCGTCGAACGGGGCGCTCACGGCGGCGTTCACATCGGATAAGACGAATGTCTATACCTATACGCCGATAACGTTCACCGATCTTTCGACATCGGCGCTCTCCATTACGAACTGGCTCTGGGATCTCGGCGATGGATATACGACGAATTATACTTCGTTCATCCCGTCTTTCGCGCATACGTACACGCAGATGACGACATGCTGGGTCGTTCTCACGGTATGGGATACGCTCGGCAGCAATACGGTGAGCAATCAGTATGTCATCTCCAATCAGCTCCCGACAGCATCGTTCGTGCGGACGGCGGCGTCTGCATCTCCGTTCGTGACCAATTATTTCACGAATACATCGACGGACGCTGACGGCTGGATAACGAATTTCCGCTGGGAATTCGGCGATGGCGTCATCTCCAACGGCGCATCGTTCTCGAACATGACGCATCGGTACACGAACGGCGGCACGTTCAGCGTCGTGTTCACCGTGTGGGACAATAATGGAGGCGTGGCAAGCAATACCTCATCGGTCACGATCGGCGAATACGCGGCGTACTTCGTGATATACGGCTCGAACACGATGATCGCCGGCGATACGAACGAGATAACGATGATGGCCTGCGCGCCGGATGATTCGCGTGCGGCGTTCTACAACGGGTATAAATCGATGACGTTCGGCGGTGCGATGAACGCCCCCGACGGGACGACGCCGAAGGCGGAAGGGATATCGTTCGGCAGCACGGTGTTCGTCTATTTCACCAACGGCTATGCGACCAATCTCGATTTCACGATGGCGCTCTACCGTGCCGGTTCGTGGACGATAACCGCCTCGGACGGCGTTGCATCGACAGCGCCTGCGGGGACCAATGTGTTCACGGTGACGGTGACGCCCGGCGATATGCATAAGAACACGTCGGTGATAAGCGCATCACCCAGGCCGGGTTCGGTGAACACGAACGTGCAGATAACCATCGAGGGCTATGATGCGTTCCGCAACAAGACGACGGTGGCGGCGGTGCCGGCCGTAACGGTGACCGTGAGCGGAAGCAACAGCGCGGCGCCTCTCGTGGTCTACGCCGGCGGCGGCAATTACACGGCGGATTATACACCGACCGCGGCGGGCGAGGATATCATCGAGGCGTACCTCGGCGTCGACAAGATACTCTCCGATGCGGACGGCACGAGCGACGGCGTCTACCATCTCCCGATATCCGTGTTCGAGACGGCGCGCATCAGCGATCTTGCCAGGAAGGCGCGCGGTGTCACGCACGGCGGGAACATATCCGTCTTCAGCAGCAGGAACCCGGCGGCGCGCGGTGAGATCATCGATATCTACTATGAAGTGGTGACGAATTCCGTGGTGTCCATCGGCATCTATGACATGAGCGGAAAGCTCGTGAGCTCGGTCATCGAGAACAGGAAAGCCGATGTGCCCGGCGTGAGCATCGTCTACAATGTCACGGCGCCTGCGACGCGCGGGCTGTACCTGGTGGCATATACCTCGGTCGTCAACGGCGTCACGAAGCGCATTTACTGGAAACTTCTGGTAAAGTAG
- a CDS encoding tetratricopeptide repeat protein: protein MMTRIPIIHHMARIRFFLIISLSAAALHAKPIPAVYLIDTFPSWQLAGSASPYFMPLSASMRYNPSVMVFMPKNDVTFVYKPFFLTPEDIPIGLSFTRTLSEDIVIGAVFSMFSTVNILNIGRTAADDTLTGYAAYLITPSVAWRINSNVSVGGEVELHYQSFANESFLEVDFGLSGSFVYGNFYAGLSVQNIISPFANWDMPFMIMNSESLSFFDKRLILSLGLSFRLQDTHFGIAGGVRWIPIDLIEACVAYNDGNISAGSAITFEAFRFDYTFAFDIFNVLSPFKHTVGVTLFYSDLFGGASAADRLGEIQKLMSQADTLYSARRYREAIAQWSRVLSMDKNHAEAALRIARTKNDLAKLTRALIQDGLAAMKKDDYPTALSLFSEVLRNDPDNADAKTYIAQIGKLAVQEREKYRLMAQNSFEKGDFEEALRQVDMALMMDPEHAQSSELKGKIQDSLGRQAEIDKRRDTGREFVANGRQEAAKKNFPKAIGLYEKSLAYFDGKEKKDVEELIAKTKKAAEDEGKLQNAQVYFTIGREAYAQNDRERAVLNLNKALDIYPDYDEARALLDEIDKSRKEKVNSALARGKAAFDEGNYTAASAAWREAKSLDPKSALAKEYFEMLEREKDAKLKSFTQIAEKALAKGDYATAREYYEKASSLSPEDKAIADAYSKVVAKAVEMVARRKESALAHVAAREYRKAAETFQEVLALEPNDDVAKSYVNEIRAVEKMPALYADVKRAVDGRRFMDAKKLINEMTNTSFRYLTDAAGVLTEVRAVAEAVDTEVKKQEKEDALIVQFEAGAAHFKRKRFREAIALWKEMLAQDPSNELAREYIQVAEERIKEEEDKNYNNAVALIQKGDWAAARDELAKALSLNPDNNNAKNEMTRVKYEIDKAVRSLESDGEGSFKGGGYADAHKAFEKAAVLDPENYRVKERMMQIKVAEEYAKKAEAFEAEGKFADAMAALAEIIAMNPDDAAAQGKIIAHRERVQKDLEKNLAEGSDFYAKGDLYKAIKRWEAILPVLTGSRKNDIAAKIAEAKRKIEEVKTDMLETARKYSASRNYSAAITAYRKAIENDPQNTQLRRELEDVERRMSTAVVAAKAASEEDVRRKFAEGVEFYKAGDYRQAIAAWQRVLQMDPSNEKAKSYIGRARTKLELSGN, encoded by the coding sequence ATGATGACACGAATTCCGATAATACATCATATGGCCCGTATCCGATTCTTCCTTATTATATCACTGTCAGCGGCCGCACTTCACGCGAAGCCGATACCGGCGGTCTATCTCATCGATACGTTCCCGTCGTGGCAGCTTGCGGGCAGTGCATCGCCGTATTTCATGCCGTTAAGCGCAAGCATGCGCTATAACCCCTCGGTCATGGTGTTCATGCCGAAGAACGATGTGACTTTCGTGTATAAGCCGTTCTTTCTGACGCCGGAGGACATACCTATCGGGCTTTCGTTCACGCGGACGCTTTCGGAGGATATCGTCATCGGCGCGGTGTTCTCCATGTTCTCCACCGTGAATATCCTCAACATCGGACGCACCGCCGCGGATGATACGCTCACCGGCTATGCGGCATACCTTATCACGCCGTCGGTCGCATGGCGGATCAACAGCAATGTTTCGGTCGGCGGCGAGGTCGAGCTGCATTATCAGTCCTTCGCCAATGAGAGCTTCCTCGAGGTGGACTTCGGGCTTTCGGGAAGCTTCGTATACGGGAATTTCTATGCGGGGCTTTCGGTGCAGAACATCATTTCCCCGTTCGCCAATTGGGATATGCCGTTCATGATAATGAATTCTGAATCGCTGTCCTTCTTCGATAAGCGGCTCATCCTTTCGCTCGGCCTCTCGTTCCGCCTGCAGGACACGCATTTCGGCATCGCCGGCGGTGTGCGCTGGATACCGATCGATCTCATCGAAGCGTGCGTGGCGTACAATGACGGCAATATCTCCGCCGGGAGCGCGATCACCTTCGAGGCGTTCCGTTTCGATTACACCTTCGCGTTCGATATCTTCAACGTGCTTTCACCCTTCAAGCATACCGTGGGCGTTACGCTCTTCTATTCCGATCTTTTCGGCGGGGCGTCCGCTGCCGATCGGCTCGGTGAGATACAGAAGCTCATGTCGCAGGCGGATACCTTGTACTCTGCGCGGCGGTACCGCGAGGCGATAGCGCAGTGGAGCCGGGTGCTCTCGATGGATAAGAACCACGCCGAAGCGGCGCTGCGCATCGCCCGTACGAAGAACGACCTTGCGAAGCTCACCCGTGCGCTCATTCAGGACGGTCTTGCGGCGATGAAGAAGGACGATTACCCGACCGCGCTCTCGCTTTTCTCCGAAGTGCTCCGCAACGATCCCGATAACGCGGATGCGAAGACCTATATCGCGCAGATCGGCAAGCTCGCGGTGCAGGAGCGGGAGAAGTATCGGCTCATGGCGCAGAACTCCTTCGAGAAGGGCGATTTCGAGGAGGCGCTCAGGCAGGTCGATATGGCGCTCATGATGGACCCGGAGCACGCTCAGAGCAGCGAGCTCAAGGGGAAGATACAGGATTCGCTCGGACGGCAGGCGGAGATCGATAAGCGCCGTGATACCGGCCGTGAATTCGTTGCGAACGGCAGGCAGGAAGCCGCGAAGAAGAATTTCCCGAAGGCGATAGGTCTCTACGAGAAGTCGCTCGCCTATTTCGACGGTAAAGAGAAAAAGGATGTCGAGGAGCTCATTGCGAAGACGAAGAAGGCCGCCGAGGATGAGGGGAAGCTCCAGAACGCCCAGGTCTATTTCACCATCGGCAGGGAAGCGTATGCGCAGAACGACCGTGAACGTGCGGTGCTCAATCTCAACAAGGCGCTCGATATCTATCCGGATTATGACGAGGCGCGCGCACTGCTCGATGAGATAGATAAGAGCAGGAAAGAGAAAGTGAATTCGGCGCTCGCCCGCGGGAAGGCGGCGTTCGATGAGGGGAATTATACCGCCGCTTCCGCCGCGTGGCGTGAGGCGAAGTCGCTCGACCCGAAGAGCGCGCTTGCGAAGGAATATTTCGAGATGCTCGAGCGCGAGAAGGATGCGAAGCTCAAGTCGTTCACGCAGATAGCGGAAAAGGCGCTCGCAAAGGGCGATTATGCGACCGCGCGCGAGTATTACGAGAAGGCATCATCGCTCAGCCCGGAAGACAAGGCGATCGCGGACGCGTACAGCAAGGTCGTTGCCAAGGCCGTGGAAATGGTCGCGCGCCGGAAGGAATCGGCGCTCGCGCATGTGGCGGCGAGGGAGTACCGCAAGGCCGCCGAAACGTTCCAGGAGGTGCTGGCCCTTGAGCCCAATGACGATGTGGCAAAAAGCTATGTGAACGAGATACGCGCGGTCGAGAAAATGCCCGCGCTCTATGCCGATGTAAAACGCGCCGTTGACGGCAGGCGTTTCATGGATGCGAAGAAGCTCATCAATGAGATGACGAACACATCGTTCCGGTATCTCACCGATGCGGCCGGGGTGCTCACCGAGGTGCGTGCCGTCGCTGAGGCGGTCGATACGGAAGTGAAGAAGCAGGAGAAAGAGGATGCGCTCATCGTGCAGTTCGAGGCCGGTGCCGCGCACTTCAAGCGCAAGCGCTTCCGCGAGGCGATAGCCCTTTGGAAGGAGATGCTCGCACAGGACCCATCCAATGAACTTGCCAGGGAATATATCCAGGTGGCGGAAGAGCGCATAAAAGAAGAGGAAGATAAGAACTACAATAATGCCGTTGCGCTCATACAGAAAGGGGACTGGGCCGCCGCACGCGATGAGCTTGCCAAGGCGCTTTCGCTCAATCCTGATAATAACAATGCAAAGAACGAGATGACGCGCGTGAAATACGAGATCGATAAAGCGGTGCGCTCGCTCGAATCGGACGGTGAGGGCTCGTTCAAGGGCGGCGGGTATGCGGATGCGCACAAGGCCTTCGAGAAGGCGGCCGTGCTCGATCCGGAGAATTACCGCGTCAAGGAACGGATGATGCAGATAAAGGTCGCCGAGGAATATGCGAAGAAGGCCGAGGCGTTCGAGGCGGAGGGGAAATTCGCCGATGCCATGGCGGCGCTTGCTGAGATCATCGCCATGAACCCCGATGATGCCGCTGCGCAGGGAAAGATCATTGCGCACCGTGAACGCGTGCAGAAGGACCTTGAGAAGAACCTCGCCGAGGGGAGCGACTTCTATGCGAAGGGTGATCTCTACAAGGCGATCAAGCGGTGGGAGGCGATACTCCCCGTGCTTACGGGCAGCCGAAAGAACGATATTGCCGCGAAGATAGCCGAGGCGAAGCGTAAGATAGAGGAAGTGAAAACGGATATGCTCGAGACGGCGCGAAAATACAGCGCATCGCGCAATTACAGCGCGGCGATAACGGCGTACCGGAAAGCCATTGAGAACGACCCGCAGAACACCCAGCTTCGGCGCGAGCTGGAGGATGTGGAGCGGAGGATGTCTACCGCGGTGGTAGCGGCAAAGGCAGCGAGCGAAGAGGATGTGCGCAGGAAATTCGCCGAGGGTGTCGAGTTCTATAAAGCGGGCGATTACCGCCAGGCGATCGCGGCATGGCAGCGCGTGCTCCAGATGGACCCCTCCAACGAGAAGGCGAAGAGCTATATCGGGCGTGCGCGTACAAAACTGGAATTATCGGGTAATTAA
- a CDS encoding ParA family protein yields MDKNAIVISVGNQKGGVGKTTSIIACARAAVQKGARVLVIDMDANALATAIMSGGRDFPDGNTLHFLKGGGKKNIVRAEALGIDFVPSHNALTAFDTERGNAGKLNRALDSVITRSGVRSEYDYIFIDTPSTVGRSLMNALIAATIVLIPVCIDYLSLQGVTKIVNTIRAAERELGRTIAYFFFVTRYMETSESREVLGMLTQKLRGSLLKTVISYDEVFSQSIALGKTAAVENFARYDTILSAVTGILGRTSPREGA; encoded by the coding sequence ATGGACAAGAACGCTATCGTCATCAGTGTCGGCAATCAGAAGGGAGGGGTGGGGAAGACGACATCCATCATCGCCTGCGCGCGTGCCGCGGTACAGAAGGGCGCTCGCGTGCTCGTCATCGATATGGATGCGAACGCGCTTGCGACCGCGATAATGTCCGGCGGACGCGATTTTCCCGACGGGAACACGCTTCATTTCCTCAAGGGCGGCGGGAAGAAGAACATCGTGCGCGCGGAAGCGCTCGGCATCGATTTCGTGCCGTCGCACAATGCGCTCACCGCCTTCGATACGGAACGCGGGAACGCGGGTAAGCTCAACCGTGCGCTCGATTCCGTCATTACACGCTCGGGGGTGCGCTCCGAGTACGACTATATCTTCATCGATACGCCGTCGACGGTGGGGCGCTCGCTCATGAACGCGCTTATCGCCGCGACGATAGTCCTGATACCCGTCTGCATCGATTACCTCTCGCTGCAGGGCGTCACGAAGATAGTGAATACCATACGCGCGGCTGAACGCGAGCTCGGGCGGACGATAGCGTATTTCTTCTTCGTCACACGCTACATGGAAACGTCCGAATCCAGGGAAGTGCTCGGCATGCTCACGCAGAAGCTCCGCGGTTCGCTCTTAAAGACGGTCATATCCTACGATGAGGTCTTTTCCCAGAGCATTGCGCTCGGGAAAACGGCCGCGGTGGAAAATTTCGCGCGATATGATACGATACTGAGCGCGGTGACCGGCATTCTCGGCAGGACATCCCCGAGGGAGGGGGCATGA